A DNA window from bacterium contains the following coding sequences:
- the carA gene encoding glutamine-hydrolyzing carbamoyl-phosphate synthase small subunit, whose protein sequence is MIREAALVLSDGEVFEGEAIGAEPAGGITSGEVVFNTVLTGYQEVITDPSYAGQIITFTYPHIGNYGVAPADHESRRPFCRGVIVRDMARRRSNWRSTDDLEAFLAAQGIAGLAGVDTRRLTTHIRDAGAMPGAFGTAAEADLRAAAAAEPGTDGVDLVATVTRPESEHFTSIRDDGRAPHRVVALDFGLKATIVYHLRTIAHVEVVPAGTSAADVLARKPDGVFLSNGPGDPDAVAGAVDTITGLLGEVPIFGICLGHQLLASALGGETYKLPFGHHGGNHPVRNLATGAVEITSQNHNFCVADSSIPGADITHINLNDHTVEGLRCRDLPAFSVQYHPEAGPGPHDSRYLFVQFDELMAGLHPTVAGPSQGQLLGGSTHA, encoded by the coding sequence ATGATCCGCGAGGCGGCGCTGGTGCTCAGCGACGGCGAGGTGTTCGAGGGCGAGGCCATCGGCGCGGAGCCCGCCGGTGGCATCACCTCCGGCGAGGTGGTGTTCAACACCGTGCTCACCGGCTATCAGGAGGTGATCACCGATCCGTCTTACGCCGGGCAGATCATCACCTTCACCTATCCCCACATCGGCAACTACGGCGTGGCGCCGGCCGATCACGAGAGCCGCCGACCGTTCTGTCGCGGCGTGATCGTGCGGGACATGGCCCGCCGCCGCTCCAACTGGCGCTCCACCGACGACTTGGAGGCCTTCCTGGCAGCCCAGGGCATCGCCGGTCTCGCTGGGGTTGACACCCGGCGGCTCACCACCCACATCCGCGATGCCGGCGCCATGCCCGGCGCCTTCGGCACCGCCGCCGAGGCCGACCTGCGGGCGGCGGCCGCCGCCGAGCCCGGCACCGACGGGGTGGACTTGGTGGCCACCGTGACCCGCCCCGAGTCGGAGCACTTCACCAGCATCCGAGACGACGGCCGCGCGCCCCACCGGGTGGTGGCCCTGGACTTCGGGCTCAAGGCCACCATCGTGTACCACCTGCGGACCATCGCCCATGTGGAGGTGGTGCCGGCGGGCACCTCCGCGGCCGACGTACTGGCCCGAAAGCCCGACGGGGTGTTCTTGTCGAACGGTCCCGGCGATCCCGACGCGGTGGCCGGCGCGGTGGACACCATCACGGGACTTCTGGGCGAGGTGCCGATTTTCGGCATCTGCCTGGGCCACCAGCTCTTGGCCTCGGCGCTGGGCGGGGAGACTTACAAGCTTCCCTTCGGCCACCACGGCGGCAACCACCCGGTGCGCAACCTGGCCACTGGAGCGGTGGAGATCACCAGCCAGAACCACAACTTCTGCGTGGCCGACAGCTCCATACCCGGCGCCGACATCACTCACATCAACCTCAACGACCACACCGTGGAGGGCCTGCGCTGCCGAGACCTACCCGCGTTCAGCGTCCAGTACCACCCCGAGGCCGGCCCCGGCCCCCACGACTCCCGCTATCTGTTCGTCCAGTTCGACGAACTCATGGCCGGTCTGCACCCAACGGTGGCAGGCCCGTCGCAGGGGCAGCTTCTCGGGGGATCGACCCATGCCTAA
- a CDS encoding dihydroorotase, whose amino-acid sequence MNTVIKGGLVVDQTGERTADVVVDDGRIAAVGTDLSGDEVLDASGCVVAPGFVDLHAHLRQPGAEEAETIETGSWAAVRGGFSAVVAMPNTNPPIDCAAVVQEVLALGAKAPCDVYTSGAITVGRKGDQLAPMAEMAALGVRLFTDDGNGVQEAGLMRRAMEYAAGLGVILAQHCEVDSLAAGGHMHEGEWSSRLGIPGVPAEAEELMVMRDIALSRFTGAPVHFQHLSTRGSIAMVRAARQAGVEVTAEAATHHFTLTDDACASYDPVFKVNPPLRPADDRDAVREGLADGAVDAIATDHAPHSSDAKEMPFDQAPPGMLGLETALALALTELDLPIAEVVGLLSWRPAAIAGLKGIHGGPIESGAPANLCVFDPQETWTVDPYDLASRSRNTPYAGRQVRGRVRHTIVGGRAVLVDQEMRP is encoded by the coding sequence ATGAACACAGTGATAAAGGGCGGCTTGGTTGTCGACCAGACCGGTGAGCGCACCGCCGACGTGGTGGTGGACGACGGCCGGATTGCGGCGGTCGGCACTGATCTGTCCGGCGATGAGGTTTTGGACGCTTCGGGCTGCGTGGTGGCGCCCGGCTTCGTCGATCTGCACGCCCACCTGCGCCAGCCCGGTGCCGAGGAGGCCGAGACCATCGAGACCGGGAGCTGGGCCGCGGTCCGGGGCGGGTTCAGCGCGGTGGTGGCCATGCCCAATACCAACCCCCCCATCGACTGCGCGGCAGTGGTGCAAGAAGTGCTGGCCCTGGGGGCCAAGGCGCCCTGCGATGTGTACACCTCCGGGGCCATCACCGTGGGCCGTAAGGGGGACCAGCTTGCCCCCATGGCCGAGATGGCTGCGCTGGGCGTGCGGCTGTTCACCGACGACGGCAACGGGGTTCAAGAAGCCGGGCTCATGCGCCGGGCCATGGAGTACGCCGCTGGTTTGGGGGTGATATTGGCCCAGCACTGCGAAGTGGACTCCCTAGCCGCCGGTGGCCACATGCACGAGGGGGAGTGGTCGAGCCGGCTGGGGATTCCCGGCGTGCCCGCCGAGGCCGAGGAGCTCATGGTCATGCGGGATATCGCCCTAAGCCGCTTCACCGGCGCTCCCGTCCACTTCCAGCATCTGTCCACCCGGGGTTCCATCGCCATGGTGCGGGCCGCCCGCCAAGCCGGGGTGGAGGTGACCGCCGAGGCGGCTACCCACCATTTCACCCTCACCGACGATGCCTGCGCCTCCTACGACCCGGTGTTCAAGGTCAACCCGCCCCTGCGCCCGGCCGATGATCGAGATGCGGTGCGCGAGGGCTTGGCCGATGGAGCGGTGGATGCCATCGCCACCGACCACGCCCCCCATTCCTCCGACGCCAAGGAGATGCCCTTCGACCAGGCGCCGCCGGGGATGCTCGGCCTGGAGACTGCCCTGGCCCTGGCGCTGACCGAGTTGGACCTGCCCATCGCCGAGGTGGTGGGGCTGCTGAGCTGGCGACCGGCGGCCATTGCCGGATTGAAGGGGATTCACGGCGGGCCGATTGAGTCCGGTGCTCCGGCCAATCTGTGCGTGTTCGATCCGCAAGAGACTTGGACCGTAGACCCCTACGACCTGGCCAGCCGCTCCCGCAACACCCCCTATGCCGGGCGCCAAGTGCGCGGCCGGGTGCGCCACACCATTGTCGGAGGGCGGGCGGTGCTGGTCGACCAGGAGATGCGGCCATGA
- a CDS encoding aspartate carbamoyltransferase catalytic subunit, producing the protein MKHLLSINDLGAEGIEEVCRLADHFTEVSQRPIPKVPALRGKTVAMLFYEDSTRTRLSFEVAARRLSADVMGFSVSASSVNKGESVRDTVATVSAMGPDAIVVRHRSAGVPQQTAAWTHARVVNAGDGWHEHPTQALLDCYTIRDRLGSVAGRRIVILGDIKHSRVARSCVMAFTSLGAKVTLVAPPTLLPPAVDSWPVDVSFSLDAVLSDCDVVYGLRVQNERQSEALLPSLREYTAQWGLTVDRAARLPAGALVMHPGPVNRGVEIAPEVLDQPNATLNEQVRHGVAVRMAVLYLLLAADPDLHPEGEAA; encoded by the coding sequence ATGAAGCACCTCTTGTCGATCAACGATCTGGGCGCCGAGGGCATCGAAGAAGTGTGCCGGTTGGCCGACCACTTCACCGAGGTGTCGCAGCGGCCCATTCCCAAGGTTCCCGCCCTGCGGGGCAAGACGGTGGCCATGCTGTTCTACGAGGACTCCACCCGGACCCGGCTCTCCTTCGAGGTAGCGGCTCGGCGCCTTTCAGCCGACGTGATGGGATTCAGCGTGTCGGCCTCGTCGGTGAACAAGGGCGAGTCGGTGCGAGACACCGTGGCCACCGTTTCGGCCATGGGGCCCGACGCCATCGTGGTCCGCCATCGCTCGGCCGGGGTGCCCCAGCAGACCGCGGCGTGGACCCATGCCCGCGTGGTCAACGCCGGCGACGGCTGGCACGAGCATCCCACCCAGGCGCTGCTCGACTGCTACACCATCCGCGACCGGCTCGGCTCGGTGGCCGGTCGGCGCATCGTGATACTGGGCGACATCAAGCACTCCCGGGTGGCCCGCTCCTGCGTGATGGCGTTCACCTCGCTGGGGGCCAAGGTCACCCTGGTGGCCCCTCCCACGCTGCTGCCCCCCGCGGTGGACTCGTGGCCGGTGGACGTGAGCTTCAGCCTCGATGCCGTGCTCAGCGACTGCGACGTGGTGTACGGGCTGCGGGTGCAAAACGAGCGCCAGTCTGAGGCCTTGCTGCCGTCGTTGCGGGAGTACACCGCCCAGTGGGGGCTCACCGTGGATCGGGCGGCCCGTTTGCCCGCGGGGGCGCTGGTTATGCACCCCGGCCCGGTGAACCGGGGAGTGGAGATCGCCCCCGAGGTGCTGGATCAGCCCAATGCCACCCTCAATGAGCAGGTCCGCCACGGGGTGGCGGTGCGTATGGCCGTGCTCTATCTCCTGTTGGCCGCCGACCCCGATCTGCACCCTGAAGGTGAGGCTGCATGA
- the pyrR gene encoding bifunctional pyr operon transcriptional regulator/uracil phosphoribosyltransferase PyrR: MAERERRRTPPYGGVFSARTRVMEAEDIKRATWRMAHEIIERNHGFDGVVIVGLQTGGVWLAEDIAGALQEIEGVKPALGTLDVAFHRDDIGLRPLLPEAPTKIPFNLDGQAVVIVDDVLYTGRTIRAALDALNSYGRPRTLQLAVMVDRGHRELPIRPDYVGKNLPTRRDEMVDAHRDGVDLGEIVK, encoded by the coding sequence TTGGCTGAACGCGAGCGCCGGCGAACGCCCCCCTACGGGGGCGTTTTCTCTGCCCGAACCCGAGTGATGGAAGCCGAGGACATCAAGCGGGCCACCTGGCGCATGGCCCACGAGATCATCGAGCGCAATCACGGCTTCGACGGCGTGGTGATTGTGGGCTTGCAGACTGGCGGGGTGTGGCTGGCCGAGGACATCGCCGGTGCCCTGCAAGAGATCGAGGGGGTCAAGCCTGCGTTGGGGACCCTCGACGTGGCCTTCCACCGCGACGACATCGGGCTGCGGCCCCTGTTGCCGGAGGCGCCCACCAAGATTCCGTTCAATCTCGACGGCCAGGCGGTGGTGATCGTGGACGACGTGCTGTATACCGGCCGCACGATCCGGGCCGCGCTGGACGCGCTCAACAGCTATGGAAGGCCACGGACCTTGCAGCTAGCGGTGATGGTGGACCGGGGCCACCGGGAGCTGCCCATCCGCCCCGACTACGTGGGCAAGAACCTGCCCACCCGCCGCGACGAGATGGTGGACGCCCACCGCGACGGCGTCGACCTCGGGGAGATCGTCAAATGA
- a CDS encoding fatty acid desaturase, with amino-acid sequence MEARISRPTVAMANRVVEPSFSNVLPHFAPLAIFPLIVCAAIYGGWWLGGPLALFALTDQFDRILGLEERNMDPATTCESQLFLYKLSLWLWGAFWPAAFIFSLWQMLVSDHLALWEIGLMAVALALVAQSVFIVGHELVHRRVTWERRLGEFLLASSSYPHYAIEHVYIHHPHVCTPLDPGSPPKGMSFWKYLLPELKHNLLGAWRFEQSRLARRQLPKWHYTNSFWRYGAGMVFWYGLVLWMGSPLAVLVYILLCGAVVLSMKASNYVQHYGLRRIRMPDGGFESVKPRHSWSADYKFTNWMYYNMQRHADHHIANQRYPLMQHHDESASPQLPGCYVQMNRLALLPKQWFETIDPLLDRQRAQFYPEIDDWRPYDSRAFAARPADFDIIAEIHAASPRLTAWINRSPELLDRLRDREFTDLEAPDGIGPHPESEATARREMARRYWMHELSLSEMKAQLADLPVQDSREAVAAALKWSNGKVFQVAVHEMRGSLSLVEAGTALSRVAEASIAFVLAAVEEEFADRGGTCGSSGVAVDGLGPLASGEAMPGEPLDVRFVYEGSSAKRNKALCRRFRKALRALSNNNLLLAPVPRGGWNRHASPPSGPARRQGSSDVA; translated from the coding sequence ATGGAAGCACGGATTTCCCGCCCAACCGTCGCCATGGCCAACCGGGTCGTCGAGCCCTCGTTTTCCAACGTGCTCCCGCATTTCGCCCCCCTCGCGATCTTCCCTCTCATCGTGTGCGCCGCCATCTACGGAGGATGGTGGCTCGGGGGTCCGCTCGCCCTCTTCGCACTCACAGACCAATTCGACAGGATCCTCGGCCTAGAAGAGCGGAATATGGATCCGGCCACCACCTGTGAGAGCCAGCTTTTCCTCTACAAGCTCTCGCTGTGGCTGTGGGGCGCGTTCTGGCCAGCGGCTTTCATATTCTCCCTCTGGCAGATGCTGGTCTCCGATCACCTGGCCTTGTGGGAGATCGGACTCATGGCCGTGGCTCTCGCTCTCGTAGCCCAGTCGGTCTTCATCGTGGGCCACGAACTAGTCCACCGGCGCGTCACCTGGGAGCGACGGCTCGGCGAGTTTCTGCTGGCTTCTTCCTCCTATCCGCATTACGCCATCGAACACGTCTATATCCATCACCCCCATGTGTGTACCCCCCTGGACCCGGGCTCCCCGCCCAAGGGGATGTCCTTCTGGAAGTACCTGCTCCCGGAGCTGAAGCACAATCTGCTGGGCGCCTGGCGCTTCGAACAGTCCCGGCTGGCACGCCGCCAACTGCCGAAGTGGCACTACACGAACTCGTTCTGGCGCTATGGCGCGGGAATGGTCTTCTGGTACGGACTGGTACTGTGGATGGGCAGCCCGTTGGCCGTGCTGGTCTACATCCTGCTTTGCGGCGCGGTGGTCTTGTCGATGAAGGCCAGCAACTACGTGCAGCACTACGGATTGCGCCGGATCCGCATGCCTGACGGTGGGTTCGAATCGGTAAAGCCGCGGCACTCCTGGAGCGCCGACTACAAGTTCACCAACTGGATGTATTACAACATGCAGCGCCACGCCGATCACCACATCGCGAACCAGCGCTATCCGCTCATGCAGCATCATGACGAGTCAGCCTCGCCGCAGCTGCCGGGCTGCTATGTCCAGATGAACAGACTGGCGCTCCTTCCCAAGCAGTGGTTCGAGACCATCGATCCCCTGCTCGACCGACAACGCGCCCAGTTCTACCCCGAGATCGACGACTGGCGCCCCTACGACAGCCGGGCGTTCGCGGCACGCCCCGCCGACTTTGACATCATCGCAGAGATCCACGCCGCGTCCCCGCGCCTCACCGCGTGGATCAACCGCTCCCCAGAGCTGCTCGACAGGCTGCGGGACCGGGAGTTCACCGACCTGGAGGCGCCGGATGGAATCGGCCCGCATCCGGAGTCCGAGGCGACGGCGCGCCGCGAGATGGCGCGCCGGTACTGGATGCATGAGTTAAGCCTCTCGGAAATGAAGGCCCAACTCGCCGACTTACCCGTGCAGGACAGCCGCGAGGCCGTCGCGGCAGCGCTCAAGTGGTCCAACGGCAAGGTCTTCCAGGTCGCCGTTCACGAGATGCGCGGGAGCTTGTCGCTCGTTGAGGCAGGCACAGCGCTGTCGCGTGTCGCCGAAGCCTCGATCGCCTTCGTACTGGCAGCGGTGGAGGAGGAATTCGCCGATCGGGGTGGGACGTGCGGCAGCAGCGGGGTAGCAGTCGATGGTCTTGGACCTCTGGCAAGCGGTGAGGCGATGCCGGGCGAGCCTCTGGATGTGCGGTTCGTATACGAAGGCAGCTCGGCCAAGCGCAATAAAGCGCTGTGCCGCCGCTTTCGCAAGGCTCTCCGCGCGCTGTCGAACAACAACCTGCTTCTGGCACCGGTCCCGCGCGGCGGCTGGAACCGGCACGCGTCCCCGCCCTCTGGTCCGGCCCGGCGGCAGGGTTCCTCGGACGTTGCATAA
- a CDS encoding polyprenyl synthetase family protein: MLEGACLPEGRSRLLAVDEFLAASRERVDSHLDAALPAATQYPAEIHQAMRYAVFTGGKRVRPALAFGAAVAAGTDPELAMPVAGAVELVHACSLVLDDLPSQDDNPVRRGQPAVHMVFDQATAVLAGSALLVEAFAQCMQLPDPAASAAVGTRLTRTIGSKGLIGGQVDDLAFNASETSLEDVEFIYLRKTAALFSFSTWSGGVVGGFSGEQLGRLDAFGRAYGLAFQIVDDLCDEDLDECSILHVLTREQARERVHELVDEAVREIEAFEPDDWVLAGLARQLERLMP; this comes from the coding sequence GTGCTCGAAGGCGCATGCCTGCCTGAGGGCCGGAGTCGACTCTTAGCGGTCGACGAGTTCCTAGCGGCGAGTCGGGAGCGGGTCGACTCCCACCTCGACGCTGCACTGCCGGCCGCGACGCAGTATCCCGCCGAAATCCACCAGGCCATGCGCTATGCCGTTTTCACGGGCGGCAAGCGTGTGCGCCCGGCGTTGGCATTCGGCGCTGCCGTAGCGGCGGGCACCGACCCCGAGCTGGCCATGCCGGTTGCGGGCGCAGTGGAACTGGTCCACGCCTGTTCGCTGGTGCTCGATGACCTGCCGTCCCAGGACGACAACCCAGTTCGCCGGGGACAGCCCGCGGTCCACATGGTCTTCGACCAAGCGACGGCTGTTCTGGCCGGCAGTGCCCTACTGGTCGAGGCGTTCGCTCAATGCATGCAGCTTCCCGATCCCGCGGCAAGCGCCGCCGTAGGCACCCGTCTGACCCGCACGATCGGATCCAAGGGATTGATCGGCGGGCAAGTCGACGACCTTGCATTCAACGCCTCAGAGACAAGCCTGGAAGACGTCGAATTCATCTATTTGAGGAAAACCGCCGCGCTGTTCAGCTTCTCGACCTGGAGCGGTGGTGTCGTCGGGGGGTTCTCGGGCGAGCAACTCGGCCGCCTCGACGCCTTCGGTCGCGCCTACGGGCTTGCCTTCCAGATAGTTGACGATTTGTGTGACGAGGATTTGGATGAGTGCTCGATCCTGCATGTGCTGACGCGGGAACAGGCGCGAGAGCGCGTCCACGAATTGGTCGACGAGGCAGTACGCGAAATCGAGGCGTTCGAACCCGACGACTGGGTACTTGCGGGGCTGGCGCGGCAACTCGAAAGATTGATGCCATAG
- a CDS encoding ATP-binding cassette domain-containing protein produces the protein MSGRSNLTLIQAAAEWGTAVTCAANRPADMGDPEFAWLIESGAVDLFLVERREGVEQSAPQHVLRAGAGRLLPGIAILDGKTSWGLIAKGMPVAVLRRLPYSRLGAIGSAELAEQIDAWISDISAMLVRDIAHFPRMDALLEPGEGSAAKDGRLTACRSAVWVTGLPPEAGLFMDLIDLAEIGTTGDGAGGALPLTPATWLTLTQETHITPVSSAELAERRLLLPALDDFNRIAFSLERLNRQLAIVGQVNLARAQVIGRREDEEEARRRLFDAYGRLDEGAEESDSESLRHPLRRLSTRRSERGAEESDSFWARRSRGRAADRRQDEGAEESGSGLQNVLSVIGRHAGIEFQRPPAPSSERSTDEVALARVLSASGVRSRKVRLALEDRWWVGDSGAMLAFRAEDGRPVALLPSAIRNYREVDPVSGGQRRITSANAESLRPEAWTFYPSLESAGVGWRDLWGVARLGLGPGLALLVVTGLLGGLIMLLPAVALGFAADQAIPAGDTGFLYGVSLALVAFGLARALLHILQDMSLMRIEARVASRVEAAFWDRLLRLPTSVLRRHPANDLAVRGMAFQQARDAAHGVIGNGVLAILFLSPAFAVIAWRDVRLGALTAAFGLLSLFVTVALGLRQNAPLGRWLIALRRLAGRLFQLINGIPRLRVYGAESSGFATWARDYRAQKRAELEFDALESHLRAFSSAVPSLAGAMVILVATLVGAGAVTAGDFTVIYVLFLLYQRAVMRLGESFGALAAVVPAWHHIRPVLAVTTETRAEGEFVEELDGEVSFDQISFRYDAGGPLVLDEVSLRVRKGEFVAIAGESGSGKSTLLRLALGLERPSNGSVYFDGRDLQHLDLKAVRRQIGVAPQHVQHHPDDLWDNIAGGHEGFTAEDAWWAAQLVAMDREIAAMPMGMLTPIGAGATVISGGEGQRIQIAHALIRDPRILILDEATSWLDTETQSRILDNLSRLTCTRIVVAHRLSTLRQADRICVMREGKVVQKGSFAELAETPGVFQDLMSRQIA, from the coding sequence ATGAGCGGGCGGTCGAACTTGACGCTCATTCAGGCCGCCGCCGAGTGGGGCACAGCGGTGACGTGCGCTGCCAATCGGCCTGCCGACATGGGCGATCCCGAATTTGCCTGGCTCATCGAATCCGGCGCGGTCGACCTGTTCCTGGTCGAGAGACGGGAGGGAGTTGAGCAGTCCGCGCCACAGCACGTGCTGCGCGCCGGTGCTGGCCGGCTCCTGCCTGGAATAGCGATCCTGGACGGCAAAACGTCTTGGGGGCTGATCGCCAAGGGGATGCCAGTCGCCGTGCTGCGGCGCCTGCCCTACTCCCGGCTCGGTGCAATCGGCAGTGCAGAACTGGCCGAACAGATAGATGCATGGATCTCGGACATCTCGGCGATGCTGGTACGCGACATTGCCCATTTTCCGCGCATGGATGCGCTCCTAGAACCCGGTGAGGGGTCGGCGGCAAAAGACGGCAGACTCACCGCCTGCCGCAGCGCGGTATGGGTAACCGGGTTGCCTCCTGAGGCGGGTCTGTTCATGGACCTGATCGATCTCGCCGAAATCGGGACGACCGGTGATGGCGCTGGCGGTGCATTGCCGCTCACACCCGCCACCTGGCTCACGTTGACGCAGGAGACTCACATTACCCCGGTATCCTCAGCCGAACTTGCTGAGCGCAGACTGTTGCTGCCCGCCCTGGATGATTTCAACCGGATCGCGTTTTCGCTCGAGCGACTGAACCGCCAACTGGCCATTGTCGGTCAAGTGAATCTGGCTCGGGCGCAAGTCATCGGCCGCCGAGAAGACGAGGAAGAGGCCCGTCGCCGCCTCTTCGATGCCTATGGTCGCCTGGACGAGGGTGCCGAGGAGTCGGACTCGGAGTCTCTTCGTCATCCACTTCGGCGTCTGTCAACACGTCGTTCGGAAAGGGGTGCCGAGGAGTCGGACTCGTTTTGGGCTCGTCGTTCACGAGGCAGGGCGGCTGACCGTCGCCAGGACGAGGGCGCCGAGGAGTCGGGCTCGGGGTTGCAGAATGTCCTGAGCGTGATCGGCCGGCACGCAGGTATCGAATTCCAGCGTCCGCCAGCCCCTTCCTCCGAACGATCCACGGACGAAGTGGCACTTGCCAGAGTGCTCAGCGCGTCCGGAGTGCGCAGCCGAAAGGTGCGGCTCGCTCTAGAAGACCGCTGGTGGGTCGGCGACAGCGGGGCCATGCTGGCGTTCCGCGCCGAGGACGGCCGACCCGTTGCGCTGTTGCCCAGCGCGATCCGAAACTACCGGGAAGTCGATCCCGTCAGCGGGGGCCAGCGACGGATAACGTCCGCCAACGCCGAGTCGCTGCGACCGGAGGCCTGGACCTTCTATCCTTCGCTGGAGTCTGCCGGTGTCGGCTGGCGCGACCTGTGGGGCGTTGCCCGATTGGGATTGGGCCCGGGCCTGGCGCTTCTCGTGGTGACCGGGCTTCTGGGCGGCCTGATCATGTTGCTGCCGGCCGTGGCGCTCGGCTTCGCCGCGGATCAGGCGATCCCGGCTGGCGATACCGGGTTTCTGTACGGGGTCAGTCTGGCCCTGGTGGCATTCGGTCTCGCCCGTGCCCTGCTCCACATCTTGCAGGACATGTCCCTGATGCGTATTGAGGCCCGCGTGGCTTCCCGTGTAGAAGCCGCCTTCTGGGACCGACTGCTGCGGTTGCCGACCAGCGTGCTGCGACGGCACCCGGCCAACGACCTGGCCGTGCGGGGCATGGCGTTTCAGCAGGCGCGCGACGCCGCGCACGGCGTGATCGGCAACGGAGTGCTGGCGATCTTGTTCCTGTCGCCTGCTTTCGCGGTCATCGCATGGCGCGATGTCCGGCTCGGCGCATTGACAGCCGCCTTCGGACTCCTCTCGCTGTTTGTGACCGTGGCACTCGGACTGCGGCAGAACGCCCCGCTTGGCCGCTGGCTGATTGCCCTTCGACGGCTCGCCGGCCGGCTGTTCCAACTCATCAACGGCATTCCAAGACTGCGCGTCTACGGTGCCGAGAGTTCGGGTTTCGCAACCTGGGCGCGGGACTACCGCGCACAGAAGCGTGCGGAACTGGAGTTTGACGCCCTTGAGTCTCACCTGCGGGCATTCAGCTCGGCTGTGCCATCGCTGGCCGGAGCGATGGTGATCCTAGTGGCGACGTTGGTGGGAGCGGGCGCCGTTACGGCTGGCGACTTCACCGTCATCTACGTCTTGTTCTTGCTCTATCAGCGCGCGGTCATGCGGTTGGGTGAATCGTTCGGTGCTCTAGCCGCTGTCGTGCCTGCATGGCATCACATCCGGCCCGTGCTGGCCGTGACCACCGAGACGAGGGCCGAAGGGGAGTTCGTGGAGGAACTGGACGGCGAAGTCTCCTTCGACCAAATCTCCTTCCGCTACGATGCAGGCGGGCCGCTCGTTCTTGACGAAGTATCGCTTCGGGTCCGAAAGGGCGAGTTTGTGGCCATCGCTGGCGAGTCTGGCTCCGGGAAGAGCACCCTGTTGCGGCTCGCGCTTGGGCTCGAACGGCCCTCCAATGGATCGGTCTACTTCGATGGCCGCGACCTCCAACATCTCGATCTCAAGGCGGTGCGCCGACAGATCGGCGTGGCGCCGCAGCATGTGCAGCACCATCCCGACGATCTGTGGGACAACATCGCGGGCGGTCACGAAGGCTTCACCGCGGAGGACGCGTGGTGGGCAGCGCAGCTTGTCGCTATGGACCGCGAGATTGCGGCGATGCCGATGGGCATGCTGACACCGATAGGAGCGGGCGCGACCGTTATCTCTGGTGGTGAGGGTCAGCGAATCCAGATCGCCCACGCGCTGATCCGCGATCCCCGCATCTTGATTCTGGACGAAGCCACGAGCTGGCTGGACACCGAGACGCAGTCGAGAATCCTGGACAACCTGTCGCGCTTGACTTGCACGCGGATCGTTGTCGCTCACCGCCTGTCCACCCTGCGGCAGGCCGACCGCATATGTGTGATGCGTGAGGGCAAGGTCGTCCAGAAGGGCTCCTTTGCGGAGCTGGCCGAGACTCCGGGCGTATTCCAGGACTTGATGAGCAGGCAAATCGCTTGA